Genomic segment of Oscillospiraceae bacterium:
CAGAAAATGCCTTGGATGGATGTCACCACTTGAGTTTATCCAATGTTGCACTTGACTTGACTTTTTGCCTGCACCCCCTTTGAACCCCTACGCACCCACGGGACAAGATAACGCGCCGTTATCTTGTCCCGTGGGTTTTGTGTTTTCATGCCAACCTTGACATTTTTTCAAAAATGTGTGTAAGACACAATCCGCCCCATCGTTGCGTTGCTGAAGGCATTTTGGTATAATGGTCATGGCTTTTGAAACTGACAATTTTCACGAAATTGGAGGTTCAAGAGAACATGAGAAATCCGAACGGTTATGGGTCAGTCATCAAGCTACATGGCAACCGCCGCCGTCCCTATCAAGTCCGAAAAACAATAGGTTTAACGAACACTAATGTCACCGCGGAGTAGTTTCGGTGGTGCTTTTACTACAAAATTGTTTATAATGTTCACAAGGACGGTTTGTGGCTGTCCGTGCAGATACTTGAAAGGAAAGAATATATGCGACTCATAGACTTTACCCAAACCAGACCCATAATCGCCGGCGCTATTAAACGCCTGCCGGGCGATCGCATCGCGCCGGCTGTTGACGTGCTGGCCGCTTACACGCAGGGCATTCAAGACTGGGGGCTGCTACCTCAAAACTTTATCATCGCCAAGCAGGTACATGGCAGCGATGTTCGTGTAGTCGTGCGTGGCGACGGCGGCATTGTTGATACAGTTATCACGCAACAGCTGGAATGTGATGGTTTGGTAACGCGTGAAATTGGCCTGGGCGTGGGTATTGTCACTGCCGATTGCCTGCCTGTGTTATTCTTTGACGAGGATGCAACTGTCGTTGCCGCTGCACACGCAGGTTGGCGTGGGCTAGCAGATAGTGTCCTTGCCGCGACGGTCAAGGACATGGGTGTGCTACCCGAGAAACTGCACGCATACATAGGTGCGGCGATTTGTCAAAACTGTTTTGAGGTTGGCCCCGAAGTGGCGGCAGCTTTTGCCGAGAAACACTATATTAAAGGTGGGCGAGATGACCGGTTGCATATTGACCTGAAAGGTATCGCAACGGAGCAGCTGCAAGCGCAGGGTGTAAAGTATATTACAGTATCACCTGACTGCACTTGTTGCTTGCCCGGCGTCTATTGGTCGCATCGAAAACACAGTTGGCAGCGCGGCAATCAATTGACGTTTATTTGCCTTTCGTCTTGAACATAACGGCACGCCATTTCGATAATTCTCGTATTATATTTTG
This window contains:
- the pgeF gene encoding peptidoglycan editing factor PgeF; this translates as MRLIDFTQTRPIIAGAIKRLPGDRIAPAVDVLAAYTQGIQDWGLLPQNFIIAKQVHGSDVRVVVRGDGGIVDTVITQQLECDGLVTREIGLGVGIVTADCLPVLFFDEDATVVAAAHAGWRGLADSVLAATVKDMGVLPEKLHAYIGAAICQNCFEVGPEVAAAFAEKHYIKGGRDDRLHIDLKGIATEQLQAQGVKYITVSPDCTCCLPGVYWSHRKHSWQRGNQLTFICLSS